Proteins encoded within one genomic window of Oceanithermus desulfurans:
- the ispE gene encoding 4-(cytidine 5'-diphospho)-2-C-methyl-D-erythritol kinase — MLERACAKLNLGLAVRGRRPDGYHELHTLFATVDVCDEVRLRPESRGVTLTVGGEFEAPQGPENLAWRAAEAYLAAAGAPGGVAVELVKRVPAGAGLGGGSADAAAVLRGLRKIYPAEVDLLALARELGADVPFLLRGGLAEGRGVGEELTFLEPLEAHFVLVRPPFEVPTAAAYAALVPGDFGGDLDVAGILDALRRGAPPPWRNDLERAVFFAYPPLADLKRLLEEHGLAGALMSGSGSTLFAPVESREKAERYADALARRYPGFWVRAASLTPGEGA; from the coding sequence ATCCTCGAGCGCGCCTGCGCCAAGCTGAACCTGGGCCTTGCGGTGCGCGGCCGCCGGCCGGACGGGTACCACGAGCTGCACACGCTCTTTGCGACGGTGGACGTTTGCGACGAGGTACGGCTCCGACCCGAGAGCCGCGGCGTGACGCTGACCGTGGGCGGCGAGTTCGAAGCGCCGCAGGGCCCCGAGAACCTGGCCTGGCGGGCGGCCGAGGCCTACCTGGCTGCCGCGGGCGCTCCGGGCGGCGTGGCGGTCGAGCTCGTCAAACGTGTGCCCGCGGGGGCGGGCCTGGGCGGGGGCTCGGCCGACGCCGCGGCGGTGCTGCGGGGGCTTAGGAAGATCTATCCTGCGGAAGTCGACCTTCTGGCGCTGGCGCGGGAATTGGGGGCGGACGTGCCCTTTCTGCTGCGCGGCGGCCTGGCCGAGGGGCGGGGCGTGGGCGAGGAGCTTACGTTCTTGGAGCCGCTGGAAGCCCACTTCGTTCTGGTGAGGCCGCCCTTCGAAGTACCCACGGCCGCGGCCTACGCCGCGCTGGTGCCGGGCGACTTCGGCGGCGACCTGGACGTGGCCGGCATTTTGGACGCACTGCGCCGGGGCGCGCCGCCGCCCTGGCGCAACGACCTGGAACGGGCGGTCTTCTTCGCCTACCCGCCGCTCGCCGACCTGAAGCGCTTGCTCGAGGAGCACGGGCTCGCGGGCGCGTTGATGAGCGGCAGCGGCAGCACCCTCTTCGCCCCCGTGGAAAGCCGGGAGAAGGCCGAGCGCTACGCGGACGCGCTGGCGCGGCGCTACCCGGGGTTCTGGGTGCGGGCGGCCTCGCTGACGCCGGGGGAGGGGGCTTGA